In Panicum virgatum strain AP13 chromosome 4N, P.virgatum_v5, whole genome shotgun sequence, a single window of DNA contains:
- the LOC120668835 gene encoding basic leucine zipper 23-like gives MDDGDLDFSNPDTFLCPAIGNDPPSSCSMDSYFDDILKDTEHHACTHTHTCNPPVHDNSHTHTCVHVHTKIVAASPDAAETEESPSENNSKKRPSGNRAAVRKYREKKKAHTALLEEEVVHLRALNQQLMKKLQNHAALEAEVARLRCLLVDIRGRIEGEIGAFPYQRPVKNIGLLSSVDQGSFLGGAQVTNSCDFRCNDQMYCNPGMQEAMSAQVLGQGACDIANIQCIGSAKSGSTKLPVCGGVDTVPTGCLPNVEKK, from the coding sequence ATGGACGACGGGGACCTCGATTTCTCAAACCCAGACACGTTCTTGTGCCCTGCCATCGGCAACGATCCGCCCAGCAGCTGCTCTATGGACAGCTACTTCGATGACATCTTGAAGGATACAGAGCACCATGCTTGCACCCACACCCATACCTGCAACCCGCCAGTCCACGACAATTCACACACCCACACCTGTGTCCATGTCCACACCAAGATTGTCGCGGCTTCACCAGACGCCGCTGAGACTGAAGAATCGCCATCTGAGAACAACTCCAAGAAGCGCCCGTCCGGTAACCGAGCAGCGGTGAGGAAGTACcgggagaagaagaaggctcACACAGCATTGTTGGAGGAAGAGGTGGTCCACTTGAGGGCTTTGAACCAGCAACTCATGAAGAAACTCCAGAATCACGCCGCGCTTGAGGCAGAGGTAGCCAGGCTTCGCTGCCTGCTTGTTGATATCAGAGGGAGGATTGAGGGGGAGATTGGTGCTTTCCCTTATCAGAGGCCAGTCAAGAACATTGGTTTGCTGTCTAGTGTTGACCAGGGAAGCTTCCTTGGTGGTGCCCAGGTTACCAACTCCTGTGATTTCAGATGCAATGATCAGATGTATTGCAATCCTGGAATGCAGGAGGCTATGAGTGCTCAGGTCTTGGGGCAAGGTGCTTGCGATATCGCTAATATCCAGTGCATTGGAAGTGCAAAGTCTGGATCCACAAAGCTACCTGTCTGTGGGGGTGTGGACACAGTACCTACTGGCTGCTTGCCAAATGTTGAAAAGAAGTGA